GAAAATAAATTTCTTTTGTTCGTGCGTTTTTGAAAAACTATCTGCTGGACTAAGTTTTTATCATTGAATTCAGTTTCCTTTTTTCGTTCGAGACTGTCCCTAGTTGGTAATGCTGGTTGTGTTCTGGGCTGAGTTAGAATCGATAAGAATGGttaaaaaaatacatcaaatattttttatttgacatCAATATTTTCTTACATGTGAAAGAGAATAAagttcatattatatatattaaactaTATTTAAGCAAAAaagataaacaaattttttaatttcttatcattttaaaatattggacatcattttgtttaatttttttatttaaatttatttcagtgtctgatataaatttatttccactacatatgttttttaaaaatccatcgatgtcaaataaataattttcggtaatttatttgtttctcgggaaaaaaaaaaaaatcacacctaacttacaaaaaataaaattgcaatGTTCCCTTAAAGAGCAAAATTTTACTAAAAAAGCGAAACGAACACGTGTAAACTAACGAAGAAATTTTTTGTCaactttaaaacaaattataaattttaataaaatcattattgCCATAAATACAATATTAGTGATGGAAATTGGAATCAACGCTCTTTCTGAATTCCATTGATTTGCTAAATTACTCTCTTCCCCCGAAAACAAATGCTTAGAAAGACTCCAAACTGTTTCACCTTCGTTCCCCAACATTCTTGAAGGAACACGTTTACTTACACATGATATGTACGTACGTACGAAATGACGATTCTGTTTTGTTAACTCAGTTGGAACCGATTTAATTCTCTTATATTCGATTTCAACATGCATACTCATTGAAATCAGTCCACAATTATTAATTTGAATTGAAGCGGATTCAATGTTAAAAacccattttttttgtttttgaaatcgGTTTTTGTTCTTCTCGACAAAGAGGAGTGAAGGAGAATCTTCgagaaagaaaaaaggaaaaaagatgaAGAATGAAGAGCTGGCGAGGTCCTTGTTCGGAATCTCACTCAGTGGACGGCCCAGATGGCAGCAGTTTCTCATGTGTTGTTCTGGGTTTTTTTTTGGGTACCTTGTTAATGGTATCTGTGAGGTAAGTGATCAATTCTCTCTcgctctctgtttttttttcccGTAAAATTATTGGTACCAATAGAAAGATGGTTTTAATGCTAGTTTTTTGCAAAAAGATTGCCAAAATGGAAATAACGGAAGTTTATTTTTTGTATGGTTTGGtttcttgtgttttttttttcttgaataattGCGGCGGTCATGAATTTTGAAGGGTTCATTCCTTTCTgcaagtttttatttttgtatatgcTTAGTGTTATTTTTCCAATGTTTTTGGGTTGATCAAAGGTTtgattttgtttgatttcaGGGCATTCCACTGTCATCATTAATGTGGTTGCTATCTTCAATTGTTGTTTTCAGATATTCCCAAGTATAAAATATGACTAAGCATGTATCGATATCAAGAATTTAATGAATAACGATAGAGAATTGGAGTTTTTACTGCAACCTTTCACCTGCATCGTCCAGTAATTTCCTGGCTGTTATTTAGCTCATCCTCTTCTGAAAATATATTTGTGCCGGTGGGAATTGCTATAGAATTTTGGATTTGAGAGATGTTACACTGAGTTATATTGTTCGATCAGATTTTTGTTGGGGCTGCATATGGTGAGAAGaaaatcatgaaattttttGGGTGATTTGCGGTAGAGGCATCTGCCTATACCGTACCCACTACAGTCCTCACGGTGGGAAGCAAATCCTCGGTGTGGCTCTGTTCTGTTTAGCTAGTTGCTGTTCATTTAGGCATAAGGTTAAGCGATGAAACACACATATGTTAAGTTTGTACTCACGTTCCTCGGCTTTTCTGCAGCTTGGAGTTTTCCACAAAAACTTATCTGATCATTCCACTTAGTGTTCTTGCTTCTTGGCCAAAGTCTTtcttttatttggattttgGAGTAAAGTTTTGTTTTCTCCTCTTGATTTCAGGAGTATGTTTACAACAGACTCCAATTCAGGTAAGACTCAATTTAGGACTATAATAATACTTGATTATGAATATTGTCGGCAGTTTTATAGACTTCTTTTGACTAACCGGTGATTGGTTTAATTTTAGTTATGGATGGTACTTCACCTTTGTGCAAGGTTGGGTTTACATTTTGTTGATTTATCTGCAAGGATTCACCACCAAGAAAATGGTGAATCCATGGAAGACTTATGTGAAGCTCTCTGCCGTGCTTATGGGTTCCAATGGACTTACGAAAGGTTCTCTCGCTTTTCTCAATTATCCGGCACAAATCATGTTCAAATCAACTAAGGtgaaaaataactatttttctatgacttgaagaaacatttttttatgGCTTAAATTGGGGCTGTGTTGTCCGAGATTATTGGAAGATTGAGCTGTCTAATGAAATTGACTGTTTTTTGCTGAAACGTTGGTCTATCTCTGTTTTATCATCGTTGATGTgctatttttttgttaatttttatcatttccaCTCGGTCGTCATCCACTATTTACGAATTCCAGGTTATACCGGTGATGATAATGGGCTCTTTCATCCCCGGACTTAGACGAAAGTATCCGcctcgtgaatatttatctgCTGTACTTTTGGTAGTTGGCCTGATTCTTTTCACCTTAGCAGACGCCCAAACGTCTCCCAACTTCAGTGTGATTGGTGTCTTGATGGTATCTGGCGCATTGATTATGGACTCATTTCTTGGGAATTTACAAGAAGCTATCTTCACCATGAATCCTGAAACAACACAGGTAAG
This genomic interval from Primulina huaijiensis isolate GDHJ02 chromosome 14, ASM1229523v2, whole genome shotgun sequence contains the following:
- the LOC140957391 gene encoding UDP-galactose/UDP-glucose transporter 2-like isoform X1 — protein: MKNEELARSLFGISLSGRPRWQQFLMCCSGFFFGYLVNGICEEYVYNRLQFSYGWYFTFVQGWVYILLIYLQGFTTKKMVNPWKTYVKLSAVLMGSNGLTKGSLAFLNYPAQIMFKSTKVIPVMIMGSFIPGLRRKYPPREYLSAVLLVVGLILFTLADAQTSPNFSVIGVLMVSGALIMDSFLGNLQEAIFTMNPETTQTEMLFCSTLVGMPFLIPPMLVTGELFKAWTACSEHPFVYGVLVFEAMATFIGQVSVLSLIALFGAATTAMVRKSRASLLSICNSHGLLIYPP
- the LOC140957391 gene encoding UDP-galactose/UDP-glucose transporter 4-like isoform X2, with translation MKSWRGPCSESHSVDGPDGSSFSCVVLGFFLGTLLMVSVRSMFTTDSNSGWVYILLIYLQGFTTKKMVNPWKTYVKLSAVLMGSNGLTKGSLAFLNYPAQIMFKSTKVIPVMIMGSFIPGLRRKYPPREYLSAVLLVVGLILFTLADAQTSPNFSVIGVLMVSGALIMDSFLGNLQEAIFTMNPETTQTEMLFCSTLVGMPFLIPPMLVTGELFKAWTACSEHPFVYGVLVFEAMATFIGQVSVLSLIALFGAATTAMVRKSRASLLSICNSHGLLIYPP